A DNA window from Turicibacter sp. TJ11 contains the following coding sequences:
- a CDS encoding class I SAM-dependent methyltransferase has protein sequence MNYELSLRLQTCLNALTPLQTVADVGTDHAYLPCVGILNGKLKKAIAADIGKGPLEAAKTTIQRYGLTEQIETRLGPGLTVLHPSEVEGVVIAGMGGKLIVSILEENLLLTRSFERLVLQPNIDANVLRDWLSQHQFNIIDEKIVLDEGKFYEIIVAVPVEHSMNYNELDIEFGPVLRLDQTNEIFHAKWSKEFMKNQSIIEQLPTDHPRVESLKQRQALLKEVL, from the coding sequence ATGAATTATGAATTATCATTACGTTTACAAACTTGTTTAAATGCTCTAACACCGCTACAAACAGTAGCGGATGTTGGAACAGATCATGCCTACCTACCTTGTGTAGGTATTTTAAATGGAAAATTAAAAAAAGCCATTGCTGCAGACATTGGAAAAGGTCCATTAGAAGCAGCTAAAACAACGATTCAGCGATATGGTTTAACTGAGCAAATTGAAACAAGATTAGGCCCAGGATTAACAGTGCTTCATCCTTCAGAAGTTGAAGGCGTTGTTATTGCTGGAATGGGCGGTAAGCTAATTGTTTCAATTTTAGAAGAAAATTTATTGTTAACGCGATCATTTGAACGACTCGTATTACAACCTAATATCGATGCGAATGTATTACGTGATTGGCTTTCTCAACATCAATTTAACATCATTGATGAAAAGATTGTCTTAGATGAAGGTAAGTTTTATGAGATCATTGTTGCGGTACCCGTTGAGCACTCAATGAATTATAATGAATTAGATATTGAATTTGGTCCAGTTTTACGATTAGATCAGACCAATGAAATCTTCCATGCTAAATGGAGTAAAGAGTTTATGAAGAATCAATCGATTATTGAACAATTACCGACTGATCACCCAAGAGTTGAAAGTTTAAAACAACGTCAGGCTTTATTAAAAGAGGTGTTATAA
- a CDS encoding Nif3-like dinuclear metal center hexameric protein has protein sequence MVLTISDIIKQLETLFPKHLAYDKDPIGLHIGNVNRPLTKVLVTLDVTQAVVEEAIELGANLIVAHHPFIYHPLASINTNTPKGKIVELCIKNDICVYSMHTNFDIAKNGMNDCLAHALGLIHTKPLIPTKREEYSKLIIYVPATHLDVVREVMGEVGVGQIGAYSHCTFTTSGTGAFKPLPDSQPFIGQVGEIEYVDEMKIEGVVKTANLHQVIEKIRVVHPYEEMAYDVYQLNVTMPNEQYGLGRIGQLEQPMEAAEYIKHVKQSLNLSHARFVGNLNKKIKTVAVIGGSGSSYIGPVKAKKADLFITGDVGFHDAQDALEMGLNVLDVGHHAECIMKQHVTQLLNDLMGEVAIASTLSTEPFQFV, from the coding sequence ATGGTTCTTACGATTTCAGATATCATTAAACAGTTAGAGACGTTATTTCCTAAACATTTAGCTTATGATAAAGATCCGATTGGCTTACATATTGGAAATGTTAATCGTCCGCTAACAAAAGTTTTAGTGACGCTTGATGTCACACAGGCTGTCGTAGAAGAAGCGATTGAATTGGGAGCAAATTTAATTGTTGCTCATCATCCATTTATATATCATCCACTCGCTTCAATTAATACGAATACTCCAAAAGGTAAAATCGTAGAGCTATGTATTAAGAACGATATTTGTGTTTATTCTATGCATACTAATTTTGATATTGCTAAAAACGGGATGAATGATTGTTTAGCTCATGCATTAGGATTAATTCATACGAAACCTTTGATTCCGACTAAACGTGAGGAATATTCAAAACTTATTATTTATGTTCCCGCTACACATCTAGATGTTGTTCGTGAAGTTATGGGAGAAGTGGGAGTTGGACAAATTGGTGCTTACTCACACTGTACATTTACCACTTCGGGCACAGGGGCATTTAAACCTTTACCAGATAGTCAACCTTTCATTGGGCAAGTTGGAGAAATTGAATATGTAGATGAAATGAAAATTGAAGGCGTAGTTAAAACAGCGAATCTTCATCAAGTGATTGAAAAGATTAGAGTGGTTCATCCTTATGAAGAGATGGCTTATGATGTTTATCAATTAAACGTTACGATGCCAAATGAACAATATGGACTAGGACGTATTGGACAACTAGAACAACCGATGGAAGCTGCTGAATACATTAAACACGTCAAACAGTCATTAAATCTTTCACATGCTCGTTTCGTTGGAAACTTAAATAAAAAAATTAAAACAGTTGCCGTTATTGGTGGAAGTGGATCAAGTTACATCGGTCCTGTTAAAGCTAAAAAAGCAGACTTATTTATTACAGGTGACGTTGGATTTCATGATGCACAAGATGCATTAGAGATGGGATTAAATGTTTTAGATGTAGGACACCATGCGGAATGTATTATGAAACAGCATGTCACTCAGTTATTAAATGATTTAATGGGTGAAGTGGCGATCGCTTCAACGTTAAGCACGGAACCTTTCCAATTCGTGTAG